A region of uncultured Desulfobacter sp. DNA encodes the following proteins:
- a CDS encoding FMN-binding protein codes for MFEKNSKAHVIVFALVLSVVCSLLITAAATGLKDRQQENMDLDKKINLLRAAGLLDTGQKSGKEAINTLYDERIEEVVVDRQGRIMETDKPDGMHLYFVHARGLKNDHNINDISGYIVPINTRGLWGKIQGYLAFENDGQTVSGFSVFSHSETPGLGGEIESAWFQKNFKGKKILNSQDKFVSIGIAKGKAGDLPKEKQENFVDGISGATLTGRYLSEGIKNTLMKYEGLSVAFRQKQLKVEDAKSAKGEP; via the coding sequence ATGTTTGAGAAAAATTCAAAAGCCCATGTGATCGTTTTTGCCCTTGTCCTGTCCGTGGTGTGCAGCCTTTTGATCACGGCGGCGGCAACGGGTTTAAAGGACAGGCAGCAGGAGAACATGGACCTGGACAAGAAAATAAATTTGCTGCGGGCCGCAGGCCTTTTGGATACGGGGCAAAAATCCGGGAAAGAGGCCATCAATACCCTTTACGACGAACGTATTGAAGAGGTTGTCGTGGATCGCCAGGGCAGAATTATGGAGACAGACAAGCCTGACGGCATGCATCTGTATTTCGTCCATGCCCGGGGCTTGAAAAACGACCATAATATCAATGATATTTCCGGCTATATCGTACCCATCAACACCCGGGGATTGTGGGGAAAAATCCAGGGGTATCTGGCCTTTGAAAATGACGGGCAGACCGTATCGGGTTTTTCCGTATTCAGCCACTCGGAAACCCCCGGCCTTGGCGGAGAGATCGAAAGTGCCTGGTTCCAGAAGAACTTCAAGGGCAAAAAGATCCTTAATTCCCAGGATAAATTTGTATCCATAGGCATTGCCAAAGGCAAAGCCGGTGATCTGCCCAAAGAGAAACAGGAAAATTTTGTGGACGGGATCTCCGGGGCCACCCTGACAGGCAGGTATCTGTCCGAAGGCATTAAAAACACCCTGATGAAATACGAGGGATTGTCGGTTGCCTTCAGGCAGAAACAGTTAAAGGTCGAAGACGCTAAATCCGCGAAAGGTGAACCATGA
- a CDS encoding NADH:ubiquinone reductase (Na(+)-transporting) subunit D has protein sequence MKLKSKGEYYEILTNGLWTQNPVAYQVLGICSALAVTVKMSTAVVMALALTVVTACSSMIISSMRKMIPSNIRIIAELAIISTLVIVTDQVLKAFFYDISKQLSIFVGLIITNCIVLGRAEAFALANDPIDAAVDGIANGLGYGLILVVVAFIRELLGSGKFLGFQVIPGFVYDLGFQNMGLMVLAPGAFFVIGLLVWLKNSLPGISSQKK, from the coding sequence ATGAAGCTTAAATCGAAAGGTGAATATTACGAGATCCTGACCAACGGGTTGTGGACCCAGAACCCGGTGGCCTACCAGGTGCTCGGGATCTGTTCGGCCCTGGCCGTCACCGTAAAGATGTCCACGGCCGTTGTCATGGCCCTGGCCCTGACCGTGGTAACGGCCTGTTCGTCCATGATCATTTCGTCCATGAGAAAGATGATTCCCTCCAACATACGCATCATAGCGGAACTGGCCATCATCTCCACTCTGGTGATCGTTACCGACCAGGTGTTGAAAGCCTTTTTTTATGACATATCCAAACAGCTCTCCATTTTTGTGGGGCTGATCATTACCAACTGCATCGTTCTAGGCCGTGCCGAGGCCTTTGCCCTGGCCAATGACCCCATTGACGCTGCCGTGGACGGCATCGCCAACGGCCTGGGGTACGGCCTGATTCTTGTGGTGGTGGCTTTTATCCGGGAGCTTCTGGGTTCCGGAAAGTTTTTAGGGTTCCAGGTGATCCCGGGGTTTGTGTATGACCTTGGTTTCCAGAATATGGGGCTGATGGTGCTGGCTCCGGGGGCCTTTTTTGTCATCGGCCTTCTGGTGTGGCTGAAAAACTCTTTGCCCGGCATATCAAGCCAGAAAAAATAA
- the nqrE gene encoding NADH:ubiquinone reductase (Na(+)-transporting) subunit E, with product MGDLFSLFINSVFIGNILLAYFLGMCSFIAVSKNVDTAAGLGFAVIFVLSVTSPVNWMIYHGLLAPGALSWLGYPDLDLSFLKFITFIAVIAAITQAVEMVIDRYSPGLYATLGVFLPLIAVNCAILGTSLFMVERNYTFMESIVFGAGSGTGWMLAIVTMAAIRKKTRYSDVPDGLQGFGFTMIIAGLMAMTFMMFSGITL from the coding sequence ATGGGCGATCTGTTCAGTCTGTTTATCAACTCGGTTTTTATCGGCAACATCCTTCTGGCCTATTTCCTGGGGATGTGTTCCTTTATTGCCGTGTCCAAAAATGTGGATACGGCCGCAGGTCTGGGGTTTGCCGTTATTTTTGTGCTTTCCGTCACAAGTCCTGTGAACTGGATGATCTATCACGGGCTTCTGGCCCCGGGTGCTTTGTCCTGGCTGGGATATCCCGATCTTGATTTAAGCTTTCTAAAGTTCATCACCTTTATTGCCGTGATTGCAGCCATCACCCAGGCCGTGGAGATGGTCATAGACCGGTATTCACCTGGTCTTTACGCCACTTTGGGCGTGTTTTTGCCCCTTATTGCCGTTAACTGCGCTATTTTGGGAACCAGTCTTTTCATGGTGGAGCGCAATTACACCTTCATGGAGTCCATTGTGTTTGGGGCGGGGTCCGGCACCGGATGGATGCTGGCCATTGTCACCATGGCCGCCATCCGTAAAAAAACCCGGTATTCGGATGTGCCTGACGGGTTGCAAGGCTTCGGGTTTACCATGATCATTGCCGGGCTTATGGCCATGACCTTCATGATGTTCTCAGGCATAACCCTATAA
- the nqrF gene encoding NADH:ubiquinone reductase (Na(+)-transporting) subunit F — MIYLISILVFTVVIGILVVVLLFVEAKVTTKGEHLVTINGKADGALKISGTPTLLSALGNKDIFLPSACGGSGSCGMCRCKVLKGGGSVLPTELSHLSRKEKAEGVRLSCQLKVKEDLSIEVPESIFGIKKVEAEVVSNQNVATYIKELVLRPSIPFDFEAGAYIQIDVPEYELNFKDFHIASKYVSEWKKYNLLELTAKGVKPGFRAYSLANPPYDNHILMLNVRIATPPPGTEGIPPGFGSSYVFGLEPGDRVMVSGPYGEFMARDTGREMCFIGGGAGMAPLRSHILHQLDGINSGRRISFWYGARSKKEMFYDEDFKELVEKYPNFSYHVSLSHPEAEDKWSGQTGFINTYLVDTYLNTHEDPAEIEYYLCGPPPMIDSVIRSLHDMGVEDDMIFYDKF; from the coding sequence TTGATTTATTTAATCAGCATTTTGGTTTTCACTGTTGTCATTGGTATTCTGGTTGTCGTGCTTTTGTTTGTGGAAGCAAAAGTGACCACCAAAGGAGAGCATCTGGTAACCATCAACGGCAAGGCAGATGGGGCGTTAAAAATTTCAGGAACACCCACGCTTTTGTCGGCCCTGGGGAACAAAGATATTTTTCTGCCATCGGCATGCGGAGGGTCCGGATCCTGCGGGATGTGCCGGTGCAAGGTCCTTAAGGGCGGCGGCAGCGTACTGCCCACGGAGCTGTCTCACTTAAGCCGGAAGGAGAAAGCTGAAGGTGTGCGTCTCTCCTGCCAGCTCAAGGTCAAAGAGGATCTTTCCATTGAGGTGCCTGAATCCATTTTCGGCATTAAAAAAGTGGAGGCAGAAGTGGTATCTAATCAGAATGTGGCCACATATATCAAGGAGCTGGTGCTGCGGCCAAGCATCCCCTTTGATTTTGAAGCCGGGGCGTATATTCAGATTGACGTGCCTGAGTATGAATTGAATTTCAAGGATTTCCATATCGCCAGCAAGTATGTCAGTGAGTGGAAAAAGTATAACCTTCTGGAGTTAACCGCCAAAGGGGTAAAGCCGGGATTCAGGGCCTATTCCCTGGCCAATCCCCCCTATGACAACCATATTCTGATGCTCAACGTGCGTATTGCAACGCCGCCGCCGGGAACCGAGGGCATTCCGCCGGGATTTGGTTCCTCCTATGTGTTCGGACTTGAACCCGGCGACCGGGTGATGGTGTCAGGTCCTTACGGGGAATTTATGGCAAGGGATACGGGCCGGGAGATGTGCTTTATCGGCGGCGGTGCCGGCATGGCGCCTTTGCGTTCCCATATCCTGCACCAGCTGGACGGTATCAATTCCGGCCGCAGAATCTCTTTCTGGTACGGGGCCAGGTCCAAAAAGGAGATGTTTTACGACGAGGATTTTAAAGAACTGGTGGAAAAATATCCTAATTTCTCTTACCATGTGTCCCTGTCTCACCCCGAGGCGGAAGACAAGTGGAGCGGACAGACCGGGTTTATCAATACGTATCTGGTGGATACATATTTAAACACCCACGAAGATCCGGCTGAGATTGAATATTATCTGTGCGGACCGCCGCCCATGATTGATTCGGTCATCAGGAGTCTTCACGACATGGGCGTAGAGGATGATATGATATTTTATGACAAGTTTTAA
- a CDS encoding dihydroorotate dehydrogenase has product MQTTFLGKTLHTPLVLASGVLGNNKAILERVWENGCGLPTMKSIGPAPREGHKNPTVIDLGNGLINAVGLPSPGYLNMDEEWQELSCRNFPVNASIYGGSVEEFVRVAEFVSAKGPDFIELNISCPNSDQHGMIFGVNARSSHDVVAAVKKVINVPLIAKLTPAAPDIAGIAKACEDAGADAICAINTAGPGMVIDIEARSPVLAFKKGGLSGPMIKPIAVRCVYDIYRSVSIPIIGLGGISTGEDAIEIIMAGATLVGIGTAVRYRGITVFDRVNKEINAWLAAHGTTMEEIRGAAHREAL; this is encoded by the coding sequence ATGCAAACCACCTTTTTAGGCAAAACCCTTCACACGCCCCTGGTGCTGGCCTCCGGCGTGCTCGGCAACAATAAAGCCATTTTAGAACGGGTTTGGGAAAACGGGTGCGGACTTCCCACCATGAAATCCATCGGGCCTGCCCCCCGGGAAGGCCATAAAAATCCAACGGTCATTGATCTGGGCAACGGTTTGATCAATGCCGTGGGGCTGCCCTCTCCAGGTTACCTGAATATGGACGAGGAGTGGCAGGAGCTGTCGTGCAGGAATTTTCCCGTAAACGCCAGCATCTACGGGGGATCTGTGGAGGAATTTGTCCGGGTGGCGGAGTTTGTCTCTGCCAAAGGGCCTGACTTTATTGAACTGAATATCTCCTGTCCCAATTCAGATCAGCACGGCATGATTTTCGGGGTCAATGCCCGGTCTTCCCATGATGTTGTGGCTGCCGTTAAAAAAGTTATCAATGTGCCCCTGATTGCCAAACTTACGCCGGCGGCCCCGGATATCGCGGGCATTGCCAAGGCGTGTGAGGATGCCGGGGCCGATGCCATCTGCGCCATTAATACGGCAGGGCCGGGCATGGTCATTGACATCGAGGCCCGGTCTCCCGTGCTTGCCTTTAAAAAGGGCGGACTTTCCGGTCCCATGATAAAACCCATTGCCGTGCGCTGCGTGTACGATATTTATCGGTCTGTTTCCATTCCCATCATCGGTCTGGGCGGCATCAGCACGGGAGAAGACGCCATCGAGATCATCATGGCAGGGGCCACGCTTGTGGGAATCGGTACGGCTGTGCGGTACCGGGGTATCACCGTGTTTGATCGGGTCAATAAAGAGATCAATGCGTGGCTTGCGGCCCACGGCACCACCATGGAAGAGATCCGGGGTGCAGCCCACCGGGAGGCTCTATGA
- a CDS encoding dihydroorotate dehydrogenase electron transfer subunit, with product MITQLLPAMVRIADRQIHSPEFVTLYINESIRFKPGQFVMVWIPGVDEKPYTISHHSLGRFGITVEAKGVFSKKAVSLGPGDKIGIRGPFGNGFNMGTGHKRIAVVAGGCGMAPLAPLVEAFETRNGLEILLIQGARSQSFLLYPDRFAGMAEICTDDGSKGYKGFVTDILEQNIKALSDGSAPVFDMVYACGPEIMMAKVFDICEAHGILCQVSLERYMRCGFGICGACVCSHAVVCKDGPVFGSASLRTMADFNTRALLKSGKPVPLNEYATWRCQ from the coding sequence ATGATTACCCAGCTTTTACCCGCCATGGTCAGGATTGCGGACAGGCAGATCCACAGCCCGGAGTTTGTCACCCTTTATATCAACGAATCCATTAGGTTTAAACCGGGGCAGTTTGTTATGGTATGGATTCCCGGCGTAGATGAAAAACCTTATACCATTTCCCATCACAGCCTTGGGCGCTTTGGTATTACCGTGGAGGCAAAGGGTGTCTTTTCTAAAAAAGCCGTTTCCCTCGGGCCTGGCGATAAAATCGGCATCCGGGGGCCTTTTGGCAACGGATTTAATATGGGAACGGGACATAAGCGGATTGCCGTTGTAGCCGGAGGCTGCGGTATGGCGCCCCTTGCGCCTCTTGTGGAGGCCTTTGAGACCCGCAACGGTCTGGAAATTCTGCTGATTCAGGGCGCCCGGTCCCAATCTTTTCTTCTGTACCCGGACCGGTTTGCGGGAATGGCTGAAATCTGTACGGATGACGGATCTAAGGGGTATAAAGGCTTTGTGACCGATATCCTGGAGCAGAACATCAAGGCGTTGTCGGACGGTTCCGCCCCGGTTTTTGATATGGTCTATGCCTGCGGCCCGGAAATCATGATGGCCAAGGTGTTTGACATCTGTGAAGCCCACGGCATTCTGTGTCAGGTTTCCCTGGAGCGGTACATGAGATGCGGGTTCGGAATATGCGGCGCCTGTGTCTGCAGCCACGCCGTGGTGTGTAAGGACGGACCGGTATTTGGCTCAGCCTCTTTGAGAACCATGGCCGATTTTAATACCCGGGCATTGTTGAAATCCGGAAAACCTGTCCCGTTAAATGAATATGCAACCTGGCGCTGCCAATGA
- the pyrE gene encoding orotate phosphoribosyltransferase yields MKESKDMNYKEEFIEFLVQCNALKFGEFKLKSGRLAPYFINTGMFDTGSKIKKLGTYYARTIDAHFKKDFHGIYGPAYKGIPLCVTAACALADMGMDIGYVFNRKEAKTYGDKSAVVGMPLSPDTRLILVDDVITSGKAIRESLEVLKGCSNPKVCGIIISVNRQEKGKTDKNALKEVADTLGIPIFAIVTIREIIDYLHNREIEGKIVLDDQMKAKIEEYLEIYGADC; encoded by the coding sequence ATGAAAGAAAGTAAAGATATGAATTATAAAGAGGAGTTTATCGAGTTTCTGGTGCAGTGCAATGCCCTGAAGTTTGGTGAATTTAAACTGAAAAGCGGAAGACTTGCCCCCTATTTTATTAATACCGGCATGTTTGACACCGGCTCAAAAATTAAAAAGCTGGGAACCTACTATGCCAGAACCATTGACGCCCATTTTAAAAAGGATTTTCACGGGATTTACGGACCGGCCTATAAAGGCATCCCTTTGTGCGTCACCGCAGCCTGTGCCCTGGCCGATATGGGCATGGACATAGGATATGTCTTCAACCGCAAGGAAGCCAAAACCTATGGCGACAAAAGTGCTGTGGTGGGCATGCCTTTGTCCCCGGATACCCGGCTGATCCTGGTGGATGATGTCATCACCTCGGGCAAGGCCATCCGGGAATCCCTGGAAGTCCTGAAGGGGTGCAGCAATCCAAAGGTGTGCGGCATTATCATCAGCGTCAACCGCCAGGAAAAGGGGAAAACAGATAAAAATGCCCTGAAAGAGGTGGCAGACACCCTTGGCATTCCCATTTTTGCCATTGTTACCATACGCGAAATCATTGATTATCTTCATAATCGGGAAATAGAGGGGAAAATCGTTCTGGATGATCAGATGAAAGCAAAGATAGAAGAGTATCTGGAAATCTATGGCGCAGATTGTTGA
- a CDS encoding transporter substrate-binding domain-containing protein, with the protein MLSLKQITAAKASLCAVMIFLQATVVWADMNAIRQRGVIRHIGVPYARFVIGNGDGLSTELIKGFAQYTGLGYEYVAATWKTVIPSLTGKTYRFAEGQAWVTGQCPVKGDIIATGLTILPWRKALIDYSSPTFPSGIWVISRADSPLAPIRPHGGLQADIEKVKALIHGVSVLSKPGTCLDPALYGFKNSGVHWVELDMNVYEYVPALMNREVECTLLEVADATISLEKWPGKIKVLGPVSPLQEMGCGFRKSDPDLREAFNEYLDILKKSGRYMELVHIYYPGICAYFPDFFSTVQGQ; encoded by the coding sequence ATGCTGAGTCTGAAACAGATAACTGCCGCAAAGGCATCTCTTTGTGCTGTGATGATTTTTCTCCAGGCAACGGTGGTATGGGCCGATATGAACGCCATACGCCAACGGGGTGTTATCCGGCACATTGGCGTACCCTATGCCCGCTTTGTAATCGGGAACGGTGATGGTCTCAGCACTGAACTGATTAAGGGTTTTGCTCAATATACAGGGCTTGGCTATGAGTATGTGGCCGCGACATGGAAAACTGTTATTCCGTCTTTGACAGGAAAAACATATCGGTTCGCAGAGGGTCAGGCATGGGTGACCGGCCAATGTCCGGTAAAAGGCGACATCATTGCCACCGGACTGACCATCCTGCCCTGGCGTAAGGCGTTGATAGATTATTCCAGTCCTACCTTTCCAAGTGGCATATGGGTCATTTCCCGGGCAGATTCTCCTTTGGCGCCGATTCGTCCCCACGGCGGTCTCCAGGCGGATATCGAAAAGGTGAAAGCACTGATTCATGGTGTCAGTGTTTTGTCAAAACCGGGTACATGCCTTGATCCTGCTCTGTATGGGTTTAAAAACTCCGGGGTTCACTGGGTGGAGCTGGATATGAACGTGTATGAATATGTCCCGGCCCTTATGAATCGTGAAGTGGAGTGCACCCTGCTTGAAGTGGCCGATGCCACGATCTCCCTTGAGAAATGGCCGGGGAAGATTAAGGTCCTCGGGCCTGTATCCCCTCTTCAGGAGATGGGCTGCGGGTTCCGCAAATCAGACCCGGACCTGCGCGAGGCGTTCAATGAATATCTGGACATCCTTAAAAAAAGTGGTCGATATATGGAGTTGGTCCACATTTATTATCCCGGGATCTGCGCCTATTTCCCGGATTTTTTTTCAACGGTACAGGGCCAATAG
- a CDS encoding response regulator, with the protein MGRRSDLTFQTKWIAIISILGLLSGFVAFLLYANYQSLEKLQARALEQCRYELTSRGMNLAHFLDSQQKSFKSDISGSNLLSFYFENKALGMSMEYGLGASLKAMELKLKSQSEKIRLGDKCIYKMLVIYDANGDILAESGPSGSNLPDDPSWRISVFHRPDGFYLYQVPGPKTDGIEYALFFISSYYYKGEHCAQSLAEISTSLLLSHFLQSGPASLFTGLFVPVDRLIGFDLRSTGPFPPKPGTIVFPDPVFPDWLSTLKASESVLNFECAVGDTQLVLRDVLSAKKMIAGLSPVTLLLAMVLISFILICVVTVIMLTLTNNLVLQARFEESDKRKNEIDIKNQQLKIQIEQRKRLEADRLQLETQLARVRKMEAIGMLAGGVAHDLNNILTGIVSYPELLLLQLPEDSPLREPIETIRKSGQKAADIVQDLLTLARRGVLVNKVINLNDIVLDHLRSPEHLRLLSHHAGVKVITKLESGVKNIMGSSSHLSKTIMNLLSNAAEAMPDGGEITISTESVYIDKPIGSYEKVNRGEYICLSVADTGSGISEEDCEKIFEPFFTKKIMGRSGTGLGMSVVWGAVKDQNGYIDITTTLGEGTRFDLYFPVTEKIDTQPASLPLETYIGHGETLLIVDDLKDQRDIAKNIFIKLGYNAVTAKSGEDALEYLQTHTVDLVVLDMIMDPGIDGLETYKRIVQLYPGQKAIIASGFSRTERIQKAMDLGVSQFIRKPYTLADIAQAVKTALE; encoded by the coding sequence ATGGGCCGCAGATCTGATCTGACGTTTCAAACAAAATGGATTGCCATTATAAGCATTTTAGGGCTTCTGTCCGGGTTTGTCGCTTTTCTACTTTATGCCAACTATCAGTCTTTGGAGAAATTACAGGCCAGGGCCCTGGAGCAATGCAGATATGAATTAACATCCCGGGGAATGAACCTTGCCCATTTTCTGGATTCCCAGCAAAAATCATTTAAATCCGATATCTCCGGCTCCAATTTATTGTCATTTTATTTTGAGAATAAGGCCCTGGGTATGTCCATGGAGTATGGATTAGGTGCCTCTTTGAAGGCAATGGAGCTAAAATTAAAATCTCAATCGGAGAAAATACGACTGGGAGACAAATGTATTTATAAAATGCTTGTGATTTATGATGCCAATGGTGATATCCTGGCCGAAAGTGGTCCTTCAGGGTCAAATCTTCCTGATGATCCGTCCTGGCGCATATCCGTGTTTCATCGGCCCGATGGATTTTACCTGTATCAGGTGCCGGGACCAAAAACGGATGGTATCGAGTACGCACTATTCTTTATTTCTTCTTATTATTATAAAGGTGAGCATTGCGCCCAGTCCCTTGCTGAAATTTCAACAAGCCTGCTTTTGTCCCATTTTCTGCAATCGGGGCCTGCTTCTCTTTTTACAGGCCTCTTTGTTCCCGTGGATCGGTTAATCGGTTTTGATTTACGCAGCACCGGGCCATTTCCCCCGAAACCCGGCACCATTGTTTTTCCTGACCCGGTTTTCCCGGACTGGCTTTCAACCCTTAAGGCGTCAGAGTCGGTTCTGAATTTTGAATGTGCTGTCGGCGATACACAACTGGTACTTCGGGATGTCTTGTCGGCGAAAAAAATGATTGCAGGGCTCTCCCCCGTGACCCTGTTGCTGGCCATGGTTCTCATTTCCTTCATTCTGATCTGTGTCGTAACCGTGATTATGCTGACCCTTACCAATAACCTGGTTCTTCAGGCCCGGTTTGAAGAGTCTGATAAACGGAAAAATGAGATCGATATTAAAAATCAGCAGCTTAAAATTCAAATTGAACAGAGAAAACGTCTGGAAGCGGATCGGCTTCAGCTTGAAACACAGCTTGCAAGGGTCCGGAAAATGGAAGCCATCGGCATGCTTGCCGGTGGTGTGGCCCATGATTTGAATAATATTCTTACCGGTATTGTCAGTTATCCGGAGTTGCTGCTTCTCCAGCTTCCCGAGGACAGCCCTTTGAGGGAACCCATTGAAACCATCAGAAAGTCTGGACAGAAGGCCGCGGATATAGTCCAGGATCTTTTGACCCTTGCAAGACGGGGGGTGCTGGTCAACAAGGTGATCAACCTGAATGATATTGTTCTAGATCATTTGCGAAGTCCGGAACATCTCAGGCTTCTGTCCCACCATGCCGGTGTTAAGGTGATCACCAAACTTGAAAGCGGCGTCAAGAATATCATGGGATCTTCTTCCCACCTGTCAAAAACCATCATGAATTTGTTATCCAATGCGGCTGAGGCCATGCCGGACGGGGGAGAGATCACTATTTCCACAGAAAGTGTTTATATTGACAAGCCCATCGGCAGTTATGAAAAAGTTAACCGGGGGGAATACATATGTCTGTCCGTTGCAGATACGGGCAGCGGCATATCCGAAGAAGACTGCGAGAAAATATTTGAACCCTTTTTCACCAAGAAAATCATGGGAAGAAGCGGAACAGGCCTTGGCATGTCAGTGGTATGGGGCGCCGTAAAAGACCAAAACGGCTATATTGACATTACCACCACCCTTGGAGAGGGCACCCGGTTTGATTTGTATTTTCCTGTGACAGAAAAAATTGATACACAGCCGGCGTCCCTTCCACTGGAAACCTACATCGGGCATGGCGAAACCCTTCTCATTGTGGATGATCTGAAGGACCAGCGGGATATTGCAAAAAATATTTTCATAAAACTGGGATATAACGCAGTGACAGCCAAAAGCGGGGAAGATGCCCTGGAATATCTTCAAACCCATACCGTGGATCTGGTGGTACTGGATATGATCATGGATCCCGGCATTGACGGACTTGAAACCTATAAACGTATTGTGCAGCTGTACCCGGGCCAGAAAGCCATCATTGCCAGCGGCTTTTCAAGAACGGAACGTATTCAAAAGGCCATGGATCTTGGGGTGAGTCAGTTTATTCGAAAGCCTTATACCCTGGCCGATATTGCCCAGGCCGTTAAGACGGCCCTGGAATAA
- a CDS encoding type III pantothenate kinase, with protein MLLVIDVGNTNTVIGVYENEALNRDWRIRTIRETTADEFNILARALFADKGIQLTAITKIVISSVVPSSVRILNDFCQRYLGISPLWVNAASVKKLMPILYSNPNEVGADRIVNAVAAYEKYNKALIVIDFGTATTFDAISEKGEYLGGAICPGVMISAEALFQRASRLPRVEIFKAPEHVIGDDTIESIKSGIIYGNAAMVDGMVDRMKREMKTPPMIIATGGLAPLIAEVSTAIESVDLALTLDGLKIISRTL; from the coding sequence ATGCTGTTAGTAATTGATGTGGGCAATACCAATACGGTGATCGGTGTTTACGAAAATGAAGCACTCAACAGGGACTGGCGTATCAGAACCATCAGAGAGACCACGGCCGATGAATTCAATATCCTGGCCCGGGCTTTGTTTGCGGACAAAGGCATACAGCTCACAGCCATTACAAAAATCGTTATCTCATCGGTGGTACCGTCCTCGGTGAGGATATTAAACGACTTCTGCCAACGTTACCTGGGTATTTCACCATTGTGGGTCAATGCCGCATCCGTAAAGAAACTGATGCCCATCCTCTATTCCAACCCCAACGAGGTGGGTGCCGACCGCATTGTCAATGCCGTGGCAGCCTATGAAAAATACAACAAGGCACTGATCGTCATTGATTTCGGCACGGCCACCACCTTTGACGCCATATCGGAAAAAGGTGAATACCTTGGCGGTGCCATCTGCCCCGGCGTGATGATATCGGCAGAAGCCTTGTTCCAGAGAGCATCACGCCTTCCCCGGGTGGAAATTTTTAAAGCCCCGGAACATGTCATCGGCGATGACACCATTGAAAGCATCAAGTCCGGTATTATTTACGGCAACGCAGCCATGGTGGACGGCATGGTGGACCGCATGAAACGGGAAATGAAAACACCCCCCATGATCATTGCCACGGGCGGACTTGCCCCGCTTATTGCCGAAGTATCCACTGCCATTGAATCCGTGGATCTGGCCCTGACCCTTGATGGTCTTAAAATCATCAGCCGAACACTTTAA
- a CDS encoding CdaR family protein — protein sequence MRNPRQISSWFRLAALMAVPAVTAVIFIFTACTQDPQEINLLLPVEYANVPDDMILTNFHTHKIEVRIKCRPNCIEKLLKENLFYPADIYTDLAFDPAGGTDAIEAGRYVLPVDKNRIPLCRSAAIVEITPSYLNIILEKKVTRVFKVTVPVIGETAKGYTALSPACEPATVALTGAQSLINRIQRLATKPVALNNANEDFKKEVPLDLEQPELLTAAQSIIVVSVQVQPLSGVRTIAQIPIELQNQSGRKVSIEPSTISIDLKGTQDNLNNTSLTNKIHAFMDLEGLKPGVYARHACIDIPVELAMTNASPRIFTVKIE from the coding sequence ATGCGTAACCCGCGTCAGATATCTTCCTGGTTCCGCCTGGCTGCCCTTATGGCTGTACCGGCAGTGACCGCAGTGATTTTCATTTTCACCGCCTGCACCCAGGATCCACAGGAAATCAATCTGCTTTTGCCTGTGGAGTATGCCAATGTCCCCGACGATATGATTCTGACCAATTTTCATACCCATAAAATCGAAGTCAGGATCAAATGCCGACCCAACTGCATTGAAAAGCTTCTGAAGGAAAACCTGTTCTATCCCGCAGACATTTACACGGACCTGGCCTTTGACCCGGCAGGGGGCACGGATGCCATTGAAGCGGGCCGGTATGTGCTTCCTGTGGACAAAAACCGTATTCCTCTGTGCCGATCGGCCGCCATTGTTGAGATCACGCCCTCTTATCTGAACATCATCCTGGAAAAAAAAGTGACCCGGGTCTTCAAGGTAACGGTTCCGGTTATCGGAGAAACGGCCAAGGGTTATACGGCGCTTTCGCCTGCGTGTGAACCAGCCACCGTGGCCCTGACCGGTGCACAATCCCTGATCAACCGAATTCAAAGGCTTGCCACCAAACCCGTGGCCCTGAACAATGCCAATGAAGATTTTAAAAAAGAGGTGCCCCTGGACCTTGAGCAGCCCGAACTGCTCACCGCGGCCCAGTCCATAATTGTTGTGTCTGTTCAGGTTCAGCCGCTTTCAGGAGTCCGGACCATTGCACAGATACCCATAGAACTTCAAAATCAATCCGGAAGAAAAGTCAGCATTGAACCTTCGACTATTTCCATTGATCTAAAAGGAACCCAGGACAATCTGAACAACACGTCCCTGACTAACAAAATTCATGCGTTCATGGACCTTGAGGGACTTAAACCCGGAGTATATGCCAGACACGCCTGTATCGACATTCCCGTGGAACTGGCCATGACCAATGCCTCGCCCCGGATATTTACCGTTAAAATTGAATAA